A region of the Muricauda sp. MAR_2010_75 genome:
CTCTCCCGAAGCCCCCTGCAAAATAGCCTGTAATGAATTTGTGGAGGGCAGTCTTATGGATTTTGATGCCGTTTACAACTTTGGAAAGGATGTGGATGTCCTTACCATTGAGATTGAAAACGTGAATGTTGATGCTTTGGAAAAACTGGAGCATGAAGGCATAACCGTATATCCACCCACCAAAACATTGCGGACCATTCAGAACAAGGCAACCCAAAAATTGTTTTATACCGACCATGGGATTCCGACATCCCCTTTTACCCGGTTTGCCTATACCTCAGAGATAGAGGATAGCATTTCCAACGGTGGACTTCAACTTCCCTTTGTTTGGAAAAGTGCCCAATTTGGGTATGATGGACAAGGCGTAAAAGTAGTTCGGAAAATGGATGACCTTAGAGGCCTGCCCAATGTGGAGTGCATTGCTGAAAAATTGGTGGATTTTAAAAATGAACTGGCTGTTATCGTAGCCAGAAGTTCCAAAGGTGAAATAAAGACCTATCCTGTTGTGGAAATGGAGTTTCACCCTGAGGCCAACCAAGTGGAATATGTGATTTGCCCTGCTCGGATTGATGATGCGGTAGCCCAAAAAGCTAAAGCCATTGCACTTAAAGTTTCGGAACAGATGAAACATGTGGGCCTTTTGGCCGTTGAGCTGTTTCAGACCCAAAACGATGAAATTTTGGTGAATGAAGTCGCCCCAAGACCTCACAACAGTGGACATTACAGCATTGAGGCCAGTTATACCAATCAGTTTGAACAACATATCCGTGCCATATTAGACTTACCTTTGGGTAAAACCGATAGCAAAGTGGCGGGTATTATGGTAAACTTGGTGGGTGCTGAAGGACATACAGGAGACGTGGTTTACCAAAATATTGAATCCATTTTGGAGATGGACGGGGTTACCCCGCACATCTATGGCAAAAAACAAACCCGCCCCTTCCGTAAAATGGGCCATGTAACCATTGTGGACGAAAATATGGCACGAGCCCGGGAAGTGGCACAAAAAGTAAAGGAAACCATAAAAGTGACAAGCAATTAGAGATATGAGCAAAGTAGCCGTGATCATGGGAAGCACCAGCGATCTTCCTGTAATGCAAGATGCCATTGATATT
Encoded here:
- a CDS encoding 5-(carboxyamino)imidazole ribonucleotide synthase, with amino-acid sequence MQFFSSDFKLGILGGGQLGKMMLYETRKWDIYTKVMDASPEAPCKIACNEFVEGSLMDFDAVYNFGKDVDVLTIEIENVNVDALEKLEHEGITVYPPTKTLRTIQNKATQKLFYTDHGIPTSPFTRFAYTSEIEDSISNGGLQLPFVWKSAQFGYDGQGVKVVRKMDDLRGLPNVECIAEKLVDFKNELAVIVARSSKGEIKTYPVVEMEFHPEANQVEYVICPARIDDAVAQKAKAIALKVSEQMKHVGLLAVELFQTQNDEILVNEVAPRPHNSGHYSIEASYTNQFEQHIRAILDLPLGKTDSKVAGIMVNLVGAEGHTGDVVYQNIESILEMDGVTPHIYGKKQTRPFRKMGHVTIVDENMARAREVAQKVKETIKVTSN